A window of Pseudomonadota bacterium genomic DNA:
GTCCTCGGGCACGTGGGCTTCGATGTCGACGCGGCTGGGGATCTTGGACAGCTCCGCCACCTCGAGCGCGAGCGCCTTCAAGGACACGTCCCTGCAGTTAGGCGCGCGCTCGCGACCGTAGTCGAGCAGGTCCGTCAGGATCACGCTGATGCGATCCACCTCCTGGCCAATGAGCTCGACGAACTGCTCGATGCGGGGATCCGTGGTCTGCTGCGCGCCTTTGAGCCTGCGTGCGACGTAGTGCTGAGCGTTTTTGATCACGCCGAGGGGATTGCGCAGCTCGTGCGCCACGCCACCGGCGAGGGCGCCCAGCGCGGAGAGCTTTTCCATCCGGGCCAGCTGGGTGGTGTGGGCCTGCTGTTGCTCATGGACCTGCCTGAAATCGCGCGCTGCCAAGTTGAGCGAGCGCGCGATGCGCGCGAACTCGTCCTGACCGGAAGCGCGCATGGCGCCGCTCCATCTCCCTTCGGCCAGCTCCTGAGCCCGGGAGATCAAGGTATCCATGCCCGCGTCCACCGCACGCGCCGTCCGCCACGACAGGCCGAAGCCTATGACAATCGTGGTGGCGAGCGCGAACAGCTGAAGCAGCGCGACCGTCTCGAGGTCGCTGCTCGCTTCTTGCCAGGCAAGCCGCGAAAGCGTCCTTTCACTCTGTATGAGCGCGTCCAGCCGCACCAGCACGTCGTGCTCGAAGGGCTCCTCGCTGAGGTTCCAGGCCGTGGCAGCACCATCGTTCCGCTCCAGGCCTCCGGCGCCTTCCTCGATCGCGCTGCCCTTGTCGATCGCGCCGCCCTTGTCGATCGCGCCGGCCTTGTCGATCGCGCTGCCCTTGTCGATCGCGCCGGCCTCGTCGGGCCGGCCGTCCCCAACC
This region includes:
- a CDS encoding ATP-binding protein; the encoded protein is MSIRRQIRYLFSSVAAGVVVAIFCAVVGQSMVEGAVARRAEADRTIVVLLELRTSMLRFSDEVFDVLAGGEGEEELRESHEAIRDLTEQLKPHFARSPKSASLAGMVTRFEAFAESVYAAVRYSAAQDSKADGVGDGRPDEAGAIDKGSAIDKAGAIDKGGAIDKGSAIEEGAGGLERNDGAATAWNLSEEPFEHDVLVRLDALIQSERTLSRLAWQEASSDLETVALLQLFALATTIVIGFGLSWRTARAVDAGMDTLISRAQELAEGRWSGAMRASGQDEFARIARSLNLAARDFRQVHEQQQAHTTQLARMEKLSALGALAGGVAHELRNPLGVIKNAQHYVARRLKGAQQTTDPRIEQFVELIGQEVDRISVILTDLLDYGRERAPNCRDVSLKALALEVAELSKIPSRVDIEAHVPEDLPALEADEGMLRQLLLNLVQNSMQSIPEGRPGRVKIDLRQEDRQHVIEVQDDGCGISPEQEKHLFEPLFTTKPAGTGLGLAIVNDIVERHGGRIDVQSTPGSGSTFTVRLPSAQPERDAGP